The sequence below is a genomic window from Lolium perenne isolate Kyuss_39 chromosome 4, Kyuss_2.0, whole genome shotgun sequence.
ggagaaaaccatgtgaaaaacgcataaaaaaaCGGCCCAAAAAGGTgccccagccggctgccaggccggccgaccgagcCGGCGCTGACCAGCCCAGCTGGGCGCCAGTCGGGCCGGCCCACTGGCCGGGCGGGGCGGCAGCAGCCGCTGGGCGGCGGATAACGAATGGGCGCGCGGTCGGAGGAATCCGGCTGGGCAGAGTGGCAGCCGGGCGGCCGGTAGGAAACCGGCGCACAGGCGGAGTAGGCTGCCAGGCCCACGGGATCcgccccggatggcacaagccgcCAGGCCGGattcggccgggtgggccggcgcgcggcccggcaggccgggcggccgaCCGGCTgcctctcctcttttttttttcttttcttttctttttattcttttctctttttccctttttctttaataacaaatgctcccgaactccgattcgaatgaaaccaattttgtttggaagataacaacaaatgctatcttatagaaagtgaaaacccaagaatatgtaggaggggattttatcatgaatataaaaggtagaaccttatatcatgaataaccggtaaaatcacccaacctcgaaaacgcaatagaagatgcatgcgaactccgttttcgatgaacttgggcttgttgtaaagctaacaacaagctcaagaacctcacaccgagaaataccaagaagcaataagaatatgcaacgcatgcaaatgattgagctccctaagacgatgtggtcaagttacccaaccgaaagcccctcttaatagtgcggctatctatcctataatccggtctcccatcaaccacctcgagaccggtaaaaggaaaacctatcaaggtcatacctttgccttgcgcatcgcatcacttgatcattgtcgcttcatgtatactcacaaatgctcccccatacactatgatgggaaagcttcattgatgcacatcttcacatgtccactatcaccaaatggacggcaagcttcaagcatgtgatccactcaagatgctcatcttgaacttgcccaaactcacccttgtatcttctcatactcacataagatagagcatggctaatattgagttccacataagaactccatcttcgtttcttcttcttgatcatatcacatatatatcttcataccgatgatcttgaggccaatacacaaggtatatctttatcttcatggcatccatacttgaatccaacacatggagagcaagtagtacctatggaatattccttcatataaactcaatgaaaacattagtccataggggttgtcattgattaccaaaaccacacataggggcaatatacccttacagagACCAACTGCTACGATGGAcaaggtggaggagaagcagagcTCGCCCGCGGATCCCGTGTCGGAGTTGTTAGAACCACAGGGTGAGATGGAGAACCGCATCCGCCGGTGTcgagggtgggggggggggggggaattggAGCGTTTTGTTGGGAGTTGACCGAAAAGAGGAGGTGACACTAGCTATGCCGCGAAACACATCAGACGTTTTTGGTTTCTCCCGCCATCTCGTGTCGGCCTCCCGGGGGCACGCCGTTTCCACTTTTCACACGTCTAGAGACTGCTTCCAAGGAAAGAGCGGATTCGAGCGTACCCAGCGGGCCTGGCTGCTTTTAGCAGCGTGTCAGCCACTACGCAGGCCGCTTCCAAGAATCCAAACGCCTAACTTTTACATCCCGGAGACCTGTTTGGAGGAGATGCAACCTACCAATCGCGCCCTAGGTGTTGGGTAGATCGACGGGGTGTCGCGTGGAAGAATGATGGAGTCCGCCAATCCAAGGTGTCACGGGAGCTCCGACGGCTAGTGGGGAACACCGATAGATGCCGGGCCATCATGGGAGGTTCAACGGTCAGTGGGGTGGTCCAAAACGGGATTCATGGCGGTGGGGAGCTGGTAATTCCCGATCCAGTGTGGTAGCAGGAAACCATGGATGGTAGAAGGTGCCGGGCCATCATGGGAGGTTCAACGGTCAGTGTGGTGGTCCAAAACGGGATTCATGGCGGTGGGGAGCTGGTAATTCCCGATCCAGTGTGGTAGCAGGAAACCATGGATGGTAGAAGGTGCCGGGCCATCATGGGAGGTTCAACGGTCAGTGGGGTTGGAAGGGTTTTACTGAAAGAAGGTGTAAGATGGGGTGTTGGAAATGGTGATAGTATCAAAATCCAAACTGATAATTGGATCCCTTGTGTACCGCCTGTGTCAATACGACCTCTTGTACCGTTGGTTGATAATCAAAAGGTGAACACTTTATTTCGAGATGGTTCCCAATCTTGGGATGCAGATGTTATCCATACCATTTTTCCAGAGGAGGTGGCATCGAAAATACTCCAAATTTCGATAAGCAGGCATGCCGGTGAGGATTTTGTTTCATGGCCACATACCCGGTTTCGGTATTATACTGTGCGATCTGGTTATAATCTTGCCAGGTCGAGGAAGTTGAGTGATTGGCAAAGTATACCAAAGAAAGGCTTATCGTCAGAGATGGAGCGGGACGCTAGGTTATGGAAAATGTTGTGGGCAACCAAGGGTCCAGGTAAAATGAAAATAACTATGTGGAGATTTTCCCATCACTGTCTTCTCAGTGGGCATCAGCTTCAGATACGACATGTACCATCATCTACAGACTGCTATTTCTGCCACAGTATGAATCATTTTATGTCTGCTGAGCATCACATTGAGCTACAACGCAAGCACTTCATCTCAACGAAGGCTTGGACTCTGAATTTTTTTGAGAGATGCTCAGCCATGCAAGCTACGGTGGTGATGGTAACCATGTGGCATATATGGGATGCTAGGAACAAAGCTCGGGAAGGTGAATTACTAATGCATCCAAGATCTACTGCTGAAAAGTCATTGGCTTATATTCAGATGATTACTGAGCATCTCTATCAAACTGAACCAACACACAGGCGTGAGAccacttctgcagttcctcgatggTCGCTGCCGTCGGAAGGTAGAGTTCTTATAAATGTTGATGTAACAATTTCTGCTTCTACTCGTCCAATGGGAATGGGCGTCGTAATCAGAGACTACAAAGGCTCCTGCTTAGTTGCTTGCAGTGAGCAGTTTTAAGAGGTTGTGGCGCCTGAAATTGCCAAGGTTCTTGCTATGCAACGAGCTATCATCCTTGCAAAGGACGAAGGTTTCTCTAAAGTTATTGTTAGCTCGGACTGCCTCTCGTGGTACAAAAAGTGACAGATGGGCAGGAAGATCGATCCTTATGCGGTTCTGTGATTCATGCTCATTAGGAAGCTGGCTGATTCTTTCACTTCTTGTTTCTTCCGTCATGTGTATCGGAGTTTAAACTTTGCTGCTCATAATCTAGCTAAGTCTGTGAGTTTTCAAtgtgttctgtgtggcgtggggtTATTCCGGATTGCATCCGTGAGATTATTTGTGATCAATAAATTCCATGTTTCCCTGAAAAAAAGGAAACCATGGATGGCAGCAACATGACCGCATGAGGCTAGGGGCTATAGGGCATGGTTGAGAGTGTTTCACTGATTGGGGAGGACGGGGTGGGGCGGCGATATCACaactttatctaaatttagatatttCTAATCACTATTTAGTGCATAGATACATCAAATTTATAGGGACAGAGGGAGTAGTGAAGATTTCGATGTAAGTACAATTTGGAAATAATACTATATTCCTGAAGTGATAGGCGAAAACCTAAATCATTGACTCGTTCAGACTCAGGAAGGATCTGGATATCCAGGCACAACGACAATAGCGAACACATCCCAGAAGGGTTAACTCAAACCAACTCGGTCCAACAAACACCGAAGCTAGAGCAGAGTACATGACTACATGGACGCTCTGGGAGACGCAACAATATGGATAGCACCAAACTGTCAGTCGCTGCGGGCAGGGGAAGCATCAGGGGACCTTGAGCGTGACCCCGCAGGTGATTTTGAGGATTGCCTGCGCGACCTACGGCGTGGAGGTGATCCGTCACTGTCCAGTGGTGGCGACCTCCTGTGAACATGTAAACCAATGTCAAGAGCTTCCTAATGACCACAGATTACTATCGGGCTATTCATTTCTTGACCAAGATAAGTCTGCATTATATAATAAACACATAACAGAACAATTTGGCAAGCAAAATCACTGTTAGGAGATGaccattttttttaaataatacacatttttttgtttatttcagaaataatactcggttttgagatatttcagaaataatacactgTCGGGTTCAGGAAACCCGAAATTTGAAActcggggtagaggaacccgaaatttcaaaaatcggggtagaggaacccgactAATCCTGTTTCCGCGCGAAAAAGAAGGAATTGGGGTAGAGGAACCCCAAATTTCAGAATtagggtagaggaacccgaaatttcaaaaatcGGGGTAGAGTAACCCGAAATATGTGGGAATCTCGGGGTCGCCTAACCCGATTCACTAATATCGGATTTCTAAAACCCGAttctttcttttccttttctttttcctttttcgccCTCCCGCCAAAAGAATAagtcgggttcctctaccccgattttgaaatttcgggttcctctaccccgagTTTTAAATTTCGGGTTCAACGaacccgacggtgtattatttctgaaatatctcaaaaccgagtattatttctgaaataaacaaaaaaaagtgtattatttaaaaaaaatgcgCGAAGGCAGATCTAGCACTTCATAAATCTGTTTTCGTTAGATAGAATTTTAAATGAAAAGGCGATACTTTTGCTGAATACAGCGTGTGAAAGGAATACAAAACAATAATTTCACATGCTCACAAGCAGAGGTATTCTTTTGCAACACTAGAACTTCTGCCCACAATTAGCTATGGAGCTTATAAAGCAGTTAAGTTAATAGGCATGAAAGTATATCAACAATAAAAGCCCAGAATATATATTTCTTTAACAAAAACAAGAGAACTTACTTTCCATCATGCTGGCCACcacctctaccggcaggtgaaTAGGACCTCCGCTTGTCGTCTTCATGCCCTTCTGGCTGACGCCTGGGAGATTGTGTGTGATGTGATCTTGGTGGAGAAGCAGAGTAGTCATCTCGGCGTCTTGATGCAGGAGAGTACGACCTTATAAAATATTTAACAGACAGACAAACAGCTTTTGAGATTATGTCACATTACAAGCAAAGCAAAACAAAACACTTTACTGTTGCCCTACCTTGACCGAGGACGGCCACGATAGCGAGGAGAGTAAGAGCGTGACCGGGAACGAGACCTCCCTGAAAAACGAGAGGCTAAGTAATTTGGAGCCTGGTATTCCGACAGCAAAAGAAATTGCAACATATAATGTTCAGAACACATTGGACTGCAGATTTCACCCTTCTGCAATCTGAAATAAGCAGTTAGGCGTAGTAAAAAAAAACATTTCCACGATGAGGCCTTACCTAAAATTTTAGATATAACACTTATACACATCTGTTACATGTCTTGTAGCACTCTGTCAATCAAGCCTATATGAAACTCATGTTTTTTTGCAAGGTACTCAATGTTCAGATAAACTGAAGGGAAAGCTCTGTTCATTATTTACGCAAATAAAATATTATAATAAAGCTAAGCAAAAATTCTTTTCCAGTGGGTCTGTTAGGTTAACAGAGctaatactacctctgtccataaatagataccaaaagtttgtctaaatttgaatgtatctagacacgatttagtgtatagatacatctgaatttaaataaatctttggcatctatttatggacggagggagtacattattTTCAGCAAAAAAACAATTAAATAGGTCTATCTACCTATAACTACAACGTCAAAATGGAGATAAACAACCTAGTAGAAAGCAAAAAAATGAAGCTTTAACTCCAGCTTAGTGTTTTGGAACACGGAGGTCTGGAAATCATAAAACGTTAGTGATGTAAGAAAGTACCATAACGAGAATGCCGCCTTTCACGTTCACCAGAATACCCCCTGCAGAGCAAAACAACCAGTCATCATTTCAAATGAGAATATAACAGAAGATGAGGAAGAACTTCACAGGAATCATGGAATAACATACCTGACTCTAGCTCTGTTAATCATATCATCTGGCCTTTTCCGTGACTCGGCAGCAACAACGACAGTTATCTCTCGGCCAAAAAGTACTTGGCGATTCATGTGATATTGGGCCTCAGAGGCATCATAAGGGTCAACGAACTCCACAAATGCAAACCCTCGGGGCTGCCTGTATATATCGATTTCATTAGACAAAGTAGGATAAAGTAAATTAATGAGATGAGAAACATATAAGATGGCATGAAGTATTCATAAAGAGTGTGTGTGCCTCCCATGTTACCATCACAGTTCAAAATGTGTCTTCTATGATTCTTGACGAAGCAGTCAACAACTTACAAACAATTCCATCAAAAGGAAGCAATTGCTGCAAAAATCAGATGTATGTCCAGGCCCTAGTACCCAAGTTTCTTGTACGAGTTTCTTGTATAATGACTAAGTACGGTGATCCTCATAATGAGCATCTTCGTAAAACTTTTGCCTGAAGTTCCTCAAGGTTTGAAAAGTCTTAAATGGTACTTGAAATCAACTTCGCTTCATTTTATCTTCTCATGGACCACCCAGTATAACACTCTTATCTTCTCTTCATGAAATTAATTTTCTCACTCAATCAAATCTTGTCTTCATAGAAGAACTTCATTCGGACAAGACTCTATCTTGCCAAGCAAATCAATTGTTAGGAACATTTAAAAAAAGCTACAACATATCAAGGTATTGTATTTACAGCCCTGGTAATAATTTCATCAGAAGCTCTCATGGTGCACAGATAAATGAGCAGGAAAAGGTAACATAAGCATTTCCGAATTGGTTATTTATAACACATTCTGGTTACAGGAATTAATCAGTGATGTACATTCAACAGACTACAAATGATTATTTTCATGGAGACTAAATAGTAATGTAAAAAAAAAAAGTGGTTGAAGAGACCAACATCACAACAAATCTGAAAGATGCTTGAAAGTTCTCTTCATACAATTTAGGTTGTAACTCTCGTGTAGTAGGCAAATTACGGAAAACTACTAAGCTTATGCATCAATAACAATAAGGATGAGCGTTTTAATTATAATCATAGGAAAAAGAATATGTATAACTTACTTGGAGTAATAATCCTTTGGCAGGTACACATCCCGGACAGGACCAAACCTTTCAAAAGGAACTCGAAGATCATCAGGCCTGCCACAGTTAAGAGAACAAAAGTGAAGCCAAAAACTTGCAAAGTGAAATATTCTTCTTCGTGAAAACAAGTCATTGTAAGGGGAAACCAGTATCCATGGCACAGTTTATATACCTGCAGCTTAATGGGATGTTGCGGACCAAGAGGCTTCCCGAACACTGCTCCCTCCGTCCTCCATATCCTCTCCTAGGGGGACTTCTTCCTCTGCCGCCATATCCCCTCCTCGGGGGACTATGATACGGGGGACTGTACCTCCTCATTGTTTTGCCTATAATTTACATCCAAACACATGACATGTTAGGGACTCTTTGATTTGAGGATTACAAAAAAGCTAAAAATCGGAAATAAACATAGGAATTGGATGACATAGCATGTCAAGTCATACATAAACTGAAAACATGGAAATAGGTAACATAAGTTGTTTGGCTCCACAACAGGAAAAATGGATGAACTTTTTTCAAGGATTAGGTGTTTGCCATAGTCGTCAAGGAGACAAAAGCAAAATTTCCAAGGTGCTGGCGTATGAGCTAAGATACGATTGCACACCAGATTTACTCTGCCAGCTCCTGTCAAGAAGCTCAACAATCGCAGAATAACAAGGCTAGCTGGACCACATTTATTTACGTCATAAGATGCCTTTCTAGTAAAAATTAGCAATCTAGAATCAAGTAAAGAGAgaaaaacaagaataagttctctAACAAAAGAAAAGTCTATCAGAAGAAAAGTCGCCCAGATCTTCCTTGGGTTCAGATTATTAACAAGAAGTATTTGAAGCATGGGGAGTCGATTCTAATGAACACATCCAAGGGTTCTCAGTTTTGGAATGGCCTGCAAAGTGTGAAGCAATGGTTCGTCTTTGGAGTGGTTCATGTTGTGGGGGATGGCAAACATACTCGGTTTTGGCATGATGTTTGGGTTGGGAAAGTTCCAGTTCGTGTGGCTTTTCCTTCTTTATTTTGGGCCGCTTCTGAACACGAGTCGTCAGTTGCAGCCAATTACTGCTTGGTTTCTCATTCTTGGGATGTCAAATTCAAGCGAACTTTTGGAGCTACTGATGTGTCGCATTGGGAACAACTCGAGATGCTGCTTGATCCGGTTTTTCTCTCTGACCAAAGAGATACTGTTAGATGGGCGTTACAAAAAGATGGCCAGTATTCGACCAAGTCCATGTACAGATGGTTAGCCTTCAGGGGAGCTTCTGACCCTTTTCTTCAGAGGACATGGAAGCTGAAAATTCCTGCTAAAATTAAGTTTTTCCTTTGGCAAGTGATCCATGATAGATTGCCGACTCGGGAGCAAATTCTTATTCGTCATGGCAATACTTCTGGGAAATGTCCTATGTGTGATGAGTTGGAGAGCATCAATCACCTCTTGTTTTGTTGCCCGCAAGCTGCTTTTGTTTGGTCCTTTTTTGCCTCTGTTGTGAGGTGGCCGGCGGGTCCTAGCTCTGTGATGGATCTTCTTGCTATCTCTAAACAACATGATGGAGCTAAATTTGATTTTGTCTGGGTGGGAGCTTCTGCTGTGTTGTGGGCGCTGTGGAACACTCGCAATAAGCTGATCTTTGAAGGTAAAATCCTAAAGCAACCTACTGATGTATTCTTCCTGATTTTTCTTATTTGCAGTCCTGGAGACCGCTCTGGTCAGGCAGCCTGTTGGAGGTGATCGATTGGGTCGTTGCAAGATGCAGGAAGAAGATCAAGAGATTCCGGAGGTGTGTAGCTCATGGGTGATGAAGATCCATAGTTACAAGTTTGTTGACAAAAAAAAAGATGATCTGTGAACTTCTGGGAGTTTTGGATGCTTTGAAGCTTGTGGGAGTAATTCATGTTCTGGGAGTTTTCAGGGTGCGGTGGTTTTGGGCTTCATCTTCGTTCAGGCGGCGCTTTCCCTTCGTTTGTCTTCTCGATGCCTATCTGTGGCGGAGTGCTTTGTAGGTTCTAGTAGGTGTGCTGGGGAGTTTTTGCTTGTTTGCATCGCGGATGCTTTTCTTAGTTGTGTGTGGCCTTAGGTGATCCTTCTTTTTTGAGCTGGTAACCCCAGATTGTAATACTGAACTATGTCTGTCCTTTTTGCTTAATGATAAGCAGGGCGATAAAGCCTATTTTCTAAAAAGAAAAGTCGCCCAGAAACCCTTAGCACAAGTTTCTCATAAACTTCAAATATAACGAGACCACAGAACTTGAACAGATGAAGCTGTACCTAACCATCTCCTTACAAAATTTCAGCGGTGACCACGATCCATAAACAGTGAACACCTCTGAATCATGTGTactaacaacacaacacaacacaaACCTAGGAGAGCATACACCCAGCGCACGAACCATTGACGCGAGTTGATTCATACAATTGCCCTAAGTGCCCAGACACTGCTGCACCGGCCAACCTACTGGCGCATCTACGTGTTGTCGATTCAGCTTGATGACTCGGGAACAACGCAACGAGCATTGAGACAGTATTCGAGATTTCCAGCGGGAAAACTTCAGGACTCGAAAGCGATGATGGACTCCATGCTAAGGGTTCGTCCACAGCGGCGGGAACGTCGAGGAACCTGCCGAATACTCCACGGATCTAAACCCTCGCCGCGAacctagggtttccgtggaagacCAAGTGGCCACGGAAGTGCGCATACACGTCGGAACACGCTCGCAGGCATGCAGACAGAGAGGAGGGAGGATGGAGAAGGGAGGTTATGGTAACCTACAGGGATGGATCCGGTGATCGCCGGGGaggttccgccgccgccgtcgacgccGCGATGGTTCGATGGGAAAGAGAGGAGATCGGTGGACGCCGGAGAGGACAGGACACGATAAATAGTTGGGCGGGCCCACTACAGTTTTATGGGCCTGTACTGTACCCTTTCCTTTCGGGTGTTTACCAGCATCGCTCAGGAGACAACAAGTTTTGGGCCACGGCCCCTTAGGCCCAGAAGCTTCCGAAAGAGGCCTTATGTAGTTATGTTGTTTGTCTAAAAAAAAAGAGTTATGTTGTTTCGGTTTTATTCGGTTTCAGGAACAATCTAGAAGGTTCTACGAAGGCTTTTCTAGGTTAATCAGGTTTTATCTGAATGGTTTTCGCTCTCGGTTTTTAAAAAAATAATGAGACAAAAGTTCACATTTAAAAAattattcaaatttaaaaattggTCAAATTTAACGTTTGCTCATATTCGGAATTTGTTGAAATTTAATTTTTGTTCATATTCAGAAATTATTCAAATTTTGTTCAGATTTGAAAAAAATCAAATTAATTTTTTTTTCAGGTTTGAAATTTGTTCAGATTTGGATCTGTCCATATTCGAAAATTGTTCCAATTAAAAAAATCAGGTttgaaattttgtcaaattcataTTTTGTTCGAATTAAATTTGGTTCATATTAGAAAAATGGTTTCAAATTTTGGTAACCCTCTTCGAGTTTTGGATTGGCCTTATTTTCAAAATTCTCCAACGCAGGCCCAACTCCACCACCGTCAACCCAACTATCAAATGCATGGTTTAAGGAGTAGTATTTCTTCTCGTAGCATATAAGTGTGTGGAATTATTCTAAAAAAACTGAATGTTGGACGATACAAACATTGAATTGATGGTTTTCTTGTCGACTAGAAAATGagtatatgacatgaatataacaAGAAAAAGAATTGATTACATTGAAGTGATGGAATGTTCTCCTCCAAGTTGTATTTTCCCCTTTCCATCGCTTCCACAAAAGTGGTGTGTAATATCACATCAAGATTTTCTCCTTCTCCTCCACATTGTCAAGTAGAGCTTCCATGAGAAACTAGGGCTGCATCTACTTGCTCCACAAAGTATAAGCTTGTCTTGGCTTGGTTGGGCAACATTGCAGCTTGGATTTACTTGCTTTTGAGCTCGAGCGGATTCTCAGAAGTCCCTTGTGATCCAAGCAAGAAAATAAGCAGTGAACTTTGCATTTTGCAGTTTCGAAACATTCATACTGTTGAAGTACTTCACAAAAATGATGATAGCCCCGTCTTCGAATTGATTGAGCTAATTCTAGCAATAGAGTTTAATAGAAAATGTGAGGGGCTAAGCAAAGTAAAGTGATCAAGTCATTTTATTCTTTTTAATAAAGGTAATATCTTAATATCGTCAAGATACCAACTAGATCTAgcatctgcaacaacgcaatatctTAATGATAATATGGATGCACGCACAgccgaaaagaagaagaagctaaAAAATAATCCCACTATAGTGTTCCACTCGTTGCATTAAGCAGCAGCATCACAAACACCACCAAGGCAACAGTTGAAGTCCACGATCTCCAGAAGCGAAAATAGTGCACAAACAACATCATTGCTCGATCATAAATCTTAGGATTTCACTTGAAGAAAGTCCTTGCTCTGAGAACAATACCtttaacaaggtcattgccaggtacAATCAATTAAGATCAGACCTTGATTTCCACCCTCAAAGGTAAGACTTTGAGCTTCTCCTTTGTTGTCGCCCCCATTAGCATGCCGCTGCTACGAAATTCGAAACACCAAGCAAGTTTACCATCGTCGCAAAGCCTCGAACCACTAGCAATAGTCCTCAGATCCTAGCTTCCATGTCATTCTCCGCCTCTCACTTTACTATGAAACAAAACATGTCCCATGATGTCAACAGATAGCAGAGCTTCGCGCCGCCCCCTCCTGAAACCAAACGGCCCAAAAATACATTGGTGCGCACAAACGAATTCTATCCAATCAAGCAATCTTCAGGCATGAATCTCCCAGGGTAGGTCGAGGCGGAGTCTTCCGGAAATCGACACGCTAGCTAGATAAGGGGGACAAGCATCCAACGTATCTTCGTCTTTGCGCgagaggaaccctaggaccaccatcTTTATTCTTCGATGTGGACGAACAAGCCCCCATGCCGCTATCCGGCGCCCAATGACGACAAATGAGGTCTAGACAACCTCCACTGTAGTAGGAATCGACCGGCGCACAATCGATATATGAGCATTTTGGTAACCACCGTCGCAACGCATCAAGCCGTGACCACAAGGGTTGTCGAGGTGTTGCAGAAGCTGTGGCCCGCGCTTCCTAGGTCGAGCCAACGCGCGTCCCAAATCGGGCTCGGCCGGGCGCTGGCGATTACTGGTGAGCGAACCATGTTTCTTGAAATAAGGTAATTCGGAAAAAAAAACAGCCCTTTCAAAAGAACGTCGAGTTTCATTTCAACAAAGAAAGAACTCCAAATAAATGAAAGCAAGACTCATATCCCTGCTCTTCGTTTATTCTA
It includes:
- the LOC127293457 gene encoding serine/arginine-rich SC35-like splicing factor SCL33, translating into MRRYSPPYHSPPRRGYGGRGRSPPRRGYGGRREQCSGSLLVRNIPLSCRPDDLRVPFERFGPVRDVYLPKDYYSKQPRGFAFVEFVDPYDASEAQYHMNRQVLFGREITVVVAAESRKRPDDMINRARVRGYSGERERRHSRYGRSRSRSRSYSPRYRGRPRSRSYSPASRRRDDYSASPPRSHHTQSPRRQPEGHEDDKRRSYSPAGRGGGQHDGKRSPPLDSDGSPPRRRSRRQSSKSPAGSRSRSPDASPARSD